A single Cannabis sativa cultivar Pink pepper isolate KNU-18-1 chromosome 7, ASM2916894v1, whole genome shotgun sequence DNA region contains:
- the LOC115696970 gene encoding cation-chloride cotransporter 1: protein MDNGDIESNSDDNLRAPIGRKYRPVVDNDSAVLEMSSMDPSGSSSSSSALPVVHQAPFKKVNATSQENIDEVVDEEANRPQRDSKLELFGFDSLVNILGLKSMTEEQSVEPSSPRDGENISITQGRPKTSELKLGTLMGVFVPCLQNILGIIYYIRFSWIVGMAGIWESLLVVAFCGSCTFLTGISLSAIATNGAMKGGGPYYLIGRALGPEVGVSIGLCFFLGNAVAGSLYVLGAVETFLKAVPAAGIFRETITRVNGTVVPEPIQSPSSHDLQIYGIVVTILLCFIVFGGVKMINRVAPAFLIPVLFSLFCIFIGIAVAKKDHPSPGITGLSLTSFKENWGPDYQNTNNAGIPDPDGDVSWNFNAMVGLFFPAVTGIMAGSNRSASLKDTQRSIPIGTLAATLTTTAMYVVSVLLFGALATREKLLTDRLLTATVAWPFPAIIYIGIILSTLGAALQSLTGAPRLLAAIANDDILPVLNYFKVVEGKEPYIATLFTAFLCIGCVVIGNLDLITPTITMFFLLCYAGVNLSCFLLDLLDAPSWRPRWKFHHWSLSLLGAFLCIVIMFLISWSFTVVSLALASLIYYYVSIKGKAGDWGDGFKSAYFQLALRSLRSLGANQVHPKNWYPIPLIFCRPWGKLPENVPCHPKLADFANCMKKKGRGMSIFVSILDGDYHECAEDAKEATKQLATYIDYKRCEGVAEIVVAPNMSEGFRGIVQTMGLGNLKPNIVVMRYPEIWRRENLTEIPATFVGIISDCIVANKAVVIVKGLDEWPNEYQRQYGTIDLYWIVRDGGLMLLLSQLLLTKESFESCKIQVFCIAEEDNDAEALKADVKKFLYDLRMQAEVIVINMKSWDGQTEGGAQQDESIGAYNGAQQRIATYMEDMKSRAEKEGTQLMADGKPVVVDEHQVEKFLYTTLKLNSTILRYSRMAAVVLVSLPPPPVNHPAYLYMEYMDLLVENVQRLLIIRGYRRDVVTLFT from the exons ATGGACAACGGTGATATAGAAAGTAATTCCGACGATAATCTCCGCGCGCCGATAGGTCGGAAGTACCGTCCTGTTGTCGATAATGATAGCGCCGTTCTCGAGATGTCTTCAATGGATCCTTctggatcttcttcttcttcttccgcTTTGCCTGTCGTTCACCAGGCTCCATTTAA GAAAGTAAATGCGACCTCGCAGGAAAATATCGATGAGGTTGTAGATGAGGAAGCCAATCGACCTCAAAGGGACTCCAAATTGGAATTGTTTGGTTTTGATTCTCTTGTTAACATTCTTGGCCTTAAGAG TATGACAGAGGAGCAATCTGTAGAGCCTTCCAGTCCTAGAGATGGtgaaaatatttctattactCAGGGTCGACCAAAG ACTTCTGAGCTTAAGTTGGGTACTTTGATGGGTGTATTTGTTCCTTGCCTGCAAAACATATTGGGAATTATCTATTATATCCGATTTTCTTG GATTGTTGGTATGGCTGGAATATGGGAGTCTTTATTGGTAGTAGCATTTTGTGGTTCATGTACCTTTCTGACTGGAATTTCTTTGAGTGCAATTGCAACTAACGGTGCTATGAAG GGTGGGGGGCCGTATTATCTTATTGGTCGAGCCCTTGGTCCAGAAGTTGGAGTTAGCATTGGACTATGTTTCTTTCTCGGAAATGCAGTTGCTGGATCTCT CTATGTTTTGGGTGCTGTAGAAACTTTTTTGAAAGCTGTACCAGCTGCTGGAATTTTTAGAG AGACTATCACGAGAGTTAATGGCACAGTAGTTCCAGAACCAATTCAAAGTCCAAGTTCGCATGACTTGCAAATTTATGGGATTGTTGTGACTATTCTTCTTTGCTTCATTGTGTTTGGTGGTGTGAAAATGATCAACCGTGTTGCACCTGCTTTTCTCATACCTGTTCTATTTTCACTATTTTGCATATTCATTGGGATAGCTGTGGCAAAGAAGGATCATCCTTCAC CTGGAATAACGGGTTTGAGTCTGACATCATTTAAAGAAAACTGGGGTCCCGATTATCAGAATACAAATAATGCTGGGATTCCTGATCCTGATGGAGATGTGTCGTGGAATTTCAA tGCTATGGTTGGTCTCTTTTTCCCTGCTGTAACTGGAATTATGGCAGGTTCTAATCGATCAGCCTCACTGAAAGACACTCAGCGTTCAATTCCTATTGGAACACTTGCTGCAACTCTCACAACTACTGCAATGTATGTTGTTTCTGTCTTATTATTTGGTGCACTTGCGACAAGAGAGAAGCTTTTGACTGACAG GCTGCTTACAGCTACAGTTGCCTGGCCTTTCCCAGCCATTATTTACATTGGAATTATTCTTTCGACTTTAGGTGCTGCACTGCAGAGCCTAACAGGTGCCCCCCGCCTGCTTGCAGCAATTGCCAATGACGATATTTTACCtgtgcttaattacttcaaAGTTGTAGAAGGGAAAGAGCCTTATATTGCTACTCTCTTTACTGCATTTCTCTGCATTGGGTGTGTCGTAATTGGGAATCTGGATCTCATCACGCCGACCATTACTATGTTTTTCCTTCTGTGCTATGCTGGTGTGAACCTATCTTGCTTCCTTTTGGATCTGTTAGATGCTCCCAGCTGGCGCCCTCGGTGGAAATTTCACCACTGGAGTCTCTCTCTTCTTGGAGCTTTTCTTTGTATTG TTATTATGTTCTTGATATCTTGGTCATTCACCGTAGTGTCTCTTGCCCTTGCTAgccttatatattattatgtgagcATTAAAGGTAAGGCTGGGGATTGGGGTGATGGTTTCAAGAGTGCTTACTTCCAATTAGCTCTCCGCAGTCTTCGATCACTTGGAG CCAACCAAGTGCACCCAAAGAACTGGTACCCAATCCCTCTGATATTCTGTCGTCCATGGGGGAAGCTGCCAGAAAATGTTCCGTGCCATCCAAAACTTGCCGACTTTGCAAACTGCATGAAGAAAAAGGGTAGAGGAATGTCCATTTTTGTGTCTATATTAGATGGAGACTATCATGAATGTGCTGAAGATGCAAAAGAGGCCACTAAGCAGCTAGCTACCTACATTGACTACAAGCGTTGTGAAGGTGTAGCTGAGATAGTTGTAGCCCCTAACATGTCGGAAGGCTTCCGTGGCATTGTCCAGACTATGGGCCTTGGAAATCTCAAGCCGAATATTGTGGTGATGCGGTACCCAGAAATATGGCGTCGTGAGAACTTAACTGAAATCCCTGCTACTTTCGTTGGAATCATTAGTGATTGTATTGTAGCAAATAAGGCCGTTGTTATAGTCAAGGGTCTTGATGAATGGCCAAATGAGTACCAGAGGCAGTATGGAACAATTGACTTGTATTGGATAGTGAGAGACGGCGGTCTAATGCTTCTACTTTCTCAACTACTACTTACGAAAGAGAGCTTTGAAAGCTGTAAGATTCAAGTCTTCTGCATTGCTGAGGAAGATAATGATGCAGAGGCTCTCAAGGCTGATGTGAAGAAGTTTTTGTATGATCTAAGAATGCAAGCCGAAGTGATCGTCATTAACATGAAATCATGGGACGGACAAACAGAGGGCGGTGCTCAACAAGACGAATCTATAGGAGCATATAACGGTGCTCAGCAGAGAATTGCTACTTACATGGAGGACATGAAATCGAGGGCAGAAAAAGAAGGGACCCAACTTATGGCCGATGGGAAGCCAGTGGTAGTGGATGAACATCAGGTAGAGAAGTTCCTTTACACGACACTTAAGCTTAATTCGACGATACTCAGATACTCGAGAATGGCTGCTGTCGTGCTAGTGAGTTTACCGCCTCCTCCGGTCAATCACCCGGCGTATCTCTACATGGAGTACATGGATTTGTTGGTGGAAAATGTGCAGAGGCTTCTGATTATAAGAGGATACAGGAGAGATGTTGTAACACTATTCACATGA
- the LOC133039762 gene encoding uncharacterized protein LOC133039762 → MNSHVQSKKDVCASTCHNDQSCPPFLETFSEEANALHSYGKPNDSPFSNTYNPNWRNHPNFSWRQNQPQMNQGNQFNMPNPNHAQPSQPYPPQRKPSLEDTLQQFMQSTQQIMQNQSQSIAKLETQLGQLANAVTEREKGRFPSQPVPNPKGQYEVGIPSHKEEAKSISTLRSGKQIVKPDYTPQVEKDQSQPQSSNTNDLSKDNDQILPSIPKAPFPQRLLPIKKGNQYSDILEVFKQVIINIPFLDAIKQIPAYSKFLKDLCTVKRNTNVPKKAFLTEQVSSIIQYKSLVKYKDPGCPTISCIIGDHFINKALLDLGASVNLLPYSVYKQLGLGELKPTSITLQLADRSVKIPRGIIEDVLIKVDKFYFPVDFIVLDTQPVENAHAQIPIILGRPFLATSNAIINCRNGVLKLSFGNMTVELNVFNVAKSVECEEIHEVNMINTENMFEMDMNESFETYAKMFGMCLNVDDFIHDVNSLLESTPLMDTEKWKAKIEPCIPLEHVESTPEPPKLDLKPLPDTLKYAFLGESNTYPVIIASDLDEKQETKLLDILRKHKKAIGWTMGDIKGISPNLCACIEFI, encoded by the coding sequence ATGAATTCTCATGTTCAATCTAAAAAAGATGTTTGTGCTAGTACTTGTCATAATGATCAATCATGTCCTCCTTTTCTTGAAACATTTTCTGAAGAGGCTAATGCATTACATTCATATGGTAAACCAAATGATAGCCCATTTTCAAACACATACAATCCTAATTGGAGAAACCATCCCAATTTTTCATGGAGACAAAACCAACCACAAATGAACCAAGGAAACCAATTCAACATGCCAAATCCGAATCATGCCCAACCAAGTCAACCTTACCCCCCACAAAGAAAGCCTTCCTTAGAAGACACTTTACAACAATTCATGCAATCCACCCAACAAATCATGCAAAATCAGTCTCAATCCATTGCCAAACTTGAGACACAATTGGGTCAACTTGCCAATGCTGTAACTGAGAGAGAAAAAGGAAGATTTCCTAGCCAACCTGTCCCAAATCCTAAAGGCCAATATGAAGTAGGAATTCCAAGTCATAAAGAAGAAGCTAAGTCTATTTCAACTCTTAGGTCCGGAAAACAAATTGTCAAACCCGATTACACACCTCAAGTTGAAAAAGACCAAAGCCAACCTCAAAGTTCCAACACAAATGACTTGTCAAAAGATAATGATCAAATTCTTCCTTCCATTCCAAAAGCTCCTTTTCCACAAAGATTACTCCCAATCAAGAAAGGCAACCAATATAGTGACATCTTAGAAGTGTTCAAACAAGTAATTATCAACATCCCCTTCTTAGATGCCATTAAACAAATTCCTGCCTACTCCAAATTCCTGAAAGACCTTTGCACTGTTAAAAGAAACACTAATGTTCCAAAAAAGGCATTTTTAACTGAACAAGTTAGTTCCATAATTCAATACAAAAGCCTTGTGAAATATAAAGATCCTGGTTGTCCAACAATTTCATGCATCATTGGTGATCATTTTATTAACAAAGCTTTACTTGATTTAGGAGCTAGTGTGAATTTATTGCCTTATTCTGTTTATAAGCAACTTGGTCTAGGAGAATTAAAACCAACTTCTATAACACTTCAATTAGCTGATCGTTCTGTGAAAATTCCTAGAGGTATTATAGAAGATGTTTTAATTAAAGTGGATAAGTTCTATTTTCCTGTTGATTTCATTGTTCTTGATACTCAACCTGTTGAAAATGCTCATGCTCAAATACCCATCATTTTAGGTAGACCATTTTTAGCTACATCTAATGCAATTATCAACTGTCGTAATGGTGTATTGAAATTATCTTTTGGAAACATGACTGTTGAATTGAATGTTTTTAATGTTGCTAAGTCTGTTGAGTGTGAGGAAATACATGAAGTAAACATGATTAACACGGAAAATATGTTTGAAATGGACATGAATGAATCTTTTGAAACTTATGCAAAAATGTTTGGAATGTGCTTAAATGTTGATGATTTTATTCATGATGTCAATTCTTTGCTTGAGTCTACCCCACTAATGGATACTGAAAAATGGAAAGCCAAAATTGAACCATGTATTCCATTAGAGCATGTTGAGTCAACTCCTGAACCACCAAAGTTAGATCTTAAACCTTTGCCCGACACTTTGAAATATGCATTTCTAGGAGAGTCTAACACTTATCCCGTTATCATTGCATCTGATTTAGATGAAAAACAAGAAACAAAGTTGTTAGATATCCTTAGAAAACATAAAAAGGCCATAGGTTGGACCATGGGAGACATTAAGGGAATTAGCCCAAATTTGTGTGCATGCATAGAATTCATTTAG
- the LOC115697366 gene encoding BTB/POZ domain-containing protein At1g30440 translates to MACVKLGSKSDAFQRQGQAWFCFTGLPSDVVVEVSDMSFHLHKFPLLSRSGVLEKLIAEASEEGDEGCVVKLPEIPGGAKTFELVAKFCYGVKLELTASNVVYLRCAAKCLEMTEEYGEDNLSTQTELFISQVVLRSWKDALKALQTCDDILSHAEELNITKRCIESLAAKASTDPNLFGWPMREHGGPMQSPGGSLLWNGISTGARPKNSSLDWWYEDASTLSLSLYKRLISAMETRGIKQEIIAGSITFYAKKYLPGLNRRQGTSESSSRLGPVSMGTPPSEEDQKLLIEELDRLLPLQKGLVATKFLFGLLRTAMILRSNPTCISNLEKRIGMQLDQATLEDLLMPNFSNTMETLYNVDCVQRILGHFLAMDQITGGASPCSIDDGQLMGSPSMTPITMVAKLIDGYLAEVAPDVNVKPNKFQELAAAVPEYARPLDDGLYRAIDIYLKSHPWLAESDREQICRLMDCQKLSVEACTHAAQNERLPLRIVVQVLFFEQLQLRTSIAGCFLVSDNLDGSRQLRSGFAGSNEGGGWATAVRENQVLKVGMDNMRMRVNELEKECSNMRQEIEKLGRVKGTSSSSAWGNVSKKFGFKLKSQMCSAQEGSVSNQNQGLGKVEKLKERHGKSKRTSSKDEKNSTKDD, encoded by the exons ATGGCTTGTGTGAAATTGGGTTCAAAAAGTGATGCGTTTCAGAGGCAAGGACAGGCCTG GTTCTGCTTCACTGGGCTTCCTAGCGATGTTGTTGTTGAAGTTAGTGATATGTCATTCCATCTTCACAAG TTCCCTTTGCTCTCGAGGAGTGGGGTGTTAGAAAAATTGATTGCAGAAGCATCTGAAGAAGGAGATGAAGGATGTGTTGTAAAGCTTCCAGAGATTCCTGGTGGGGCCAAAACTTTTGAATTGGTAGCTAAGTTCTGTTATGGTGTGAAACTTGAACTTACCGCATCGAATGTTGTGTATCTTCGATGTGCTGCAAAGTGCCTTGAAATGACTGAGGAGTATGGAGAGGACAATTTAAGTACACAGACTGAACTTTTTATCAGCCAAGTAGTCCTTCGTAGTTGGAAAGACGCCTTAAAGGCGCTCCAAACCTGTGATGACATTCTCTCTCATGCTGAAGAACTCAATATCACGAAAAGGTGCATTGAGTCACTAGCCGCTAAAGCATCAACTGATCCTAATCTATTTGGGTGGCCGATGAGGGAGCATGGGGGGCCTATGCAGAGCCCTGGTGGGAGTCTATTGTGGAATGGTATAAGTACTGGGGCAAGACCTAAAAATTCTAGCTTAGATTGGTGGTACGAGGATGCATCGACATTAAGCTTGTCTTTGTATAAGAGATTGATTTCTGCCATGGAAACTCGTGGGATCAAACAGGAAATTATTGCAGGATCCATCACTTTCTATGCAAAGAAGTACCTTCCTGGGTTGAATCGACGCCAGGGAACCAGTGAGTCTAGTAGTCGTCTTGGACCTGTGTCTATGGGGACACCACCATCAGAAGAAGATCAAAAGCTTTTAATTGAAGAGTTAGATAGATTACTTCCTTTGCAGAAGGGTCTAGTTGCAACTAAATTTCTGTTTGGTCTACTTCGAACTGCAATGATTCTCCGTTCAAATCCTACTTGCATATCAAATTTGGAGAAAAGGATTGGCATGCAGCTTGATCAAGCCACTTTAGAAGATCTATTAATGCCCAATTTCTCCAATACCATGGAAACACTTTACAATGTAGATTGCGTGCAACGGATTTTGGGGCATTTTCTTGCCATGGACCAGATAACCGGTGGGGCGTCTCCATGTTCAATTGATGATGGCCAATTGATGGGATCACCTTCAATGACACCAATTACAATGGTTGCCAAGCTCATTGATGGGTACCTTGCAGAGGTTGCCCCTGATGTTAAtgtaaaacccaacaaattccAAGAGCTGGCTGCTGCTGTTCCCGAGTATGCTAGACCTTTGGATGATGGTCTCTATCGTGCTATTGATATCTATCTTAAG TCACACCCGTGGTTGGCAGAGTCGGACAGGGAACAAATTTGCAGGTTGATGGATTGTCAGAAGCTCTCTGTAGAAGCATGCACCCACGCTGCCCAGAACGAGAGGTTACCCCTTAGGATAGTAGTCCAAGTTCTCTTCTTTGAGCAGCTTCAGCTGAGGACTTCCATTGCCGGCTGTTTTCTTGTCTCAGACAATCTTGATGGATCGAGACAATTAAGAAGCGGGTTTGCTGGATCCAACGAGGGAGGTGGTTGGGCCACAGCAGTGAGGGAGAATCAGGTTTTGAAGGTCGGTATGGATAACATGCGAATGCGGGTGAATGAGCTCGAGAAGGAATGCTCAAACATGAGGCAAGAGATCGAGAAGTTGGGGCGTGTAAAGGGTACATCTTCCTCTAGCGCATGGGGAAATGTATCTAAGAAATTTGGGTTCAAATTAAAGTCTCAGATGTGTAGTGCTCAAGAGGGTTCTGTTAGTAATCAAAATCAGGGGCTTGGGAAAGTTGAGAAATTAAAAGAGAGACATGGAAAGTCCAAGAGAACCTCTTCTAAAGATGAGAAAAACTCCACCAAGGATGACTAA